From the genome of Halobacteriovorax marinus SJ:
CAGATATAACATCTCTAAAAAAGAAAGAAGTTATAGAGACAGCTATTGAAGATTTAAGAGAGAGATATATTACATTTAATGATGATCATCAAAGCTTCTATGAGTATTGCTTAAAAACTCTTCTCGAAGCTTGTGACTGTTCTAAGGGGATTTTAGGTTATTATCCTATCAGTGCAGCTGATGAGCGATATGTTTATAGTGTGGGACTCTCGGACTTTACTTCTAATCAAGAAATGATGGAAGAGATGCTAGGGAAGATCATTGCACATGGAGATCACTATCTAAGTGATTACTCTACAGAAAATGAGATATTGATCCCAGGTGCAGAGGACTTTATTGCTTTTACGATTCATAGAGATGAGCTTAGATCACTCTATATATTAATAGCTTCAGATGAGAAGAAGTTCGATCTAGATTACTACGAATATCTCTATCCTCTTATCCAGGCAATTACAGAGATGATCGCCTATTTGAAATTAGAAGAATATAAGAATGATAAAGATTATGAAAGGAAAATCATTTTAGAAAGTACTGGAGTTGCTCTTTGGTCATATTACCCTGTAGAGAGAAGATTAGAGCTTGATGATAGTATGTATAATCTTTGGGGTTACTCCAAAGGTGACTATGAGAATGATATTGTAGCATGGGAGAGTACCATGCATCCTGAGGATAAAGATAAGGCCTTGCAGGAATTTATAGAGATGATCAAATATAAGGATCATTATGAAACGAGCTTTAGAATTATTACAAAATCAGGAACTCTTAAGTTTATTAAAGCAAAAGCTGATGTTGTAAGAGATATGAATGGCAAAGCCATTAAAGTCTTAGGAGTCAATTGGGACTCTACTAATGATGTCATAATTCAAAAAGAATTAGTAATAGCAAAAGAAATGGCCGAGGCATCTGAAGAAGCAAAGTCGGAATTCCTTGCCAATATGTCTCACGAAATTAGAACTCCTATGAATGGTATTCTAGGAATGATTTCTCTTTTATCAGAGTCAGACTTAACCAAAGAACAAATGGATATGCTTGAGACGATTCAATCATCAGGTGATATTCTTATGACAATCTTAAATGATATTTTAGATATTAGTAAGCTGGATGCTGGTAAGTATGAGCTTGATATCAGAGATTTTGATATTAGAAATTGTATAGAGAATACAACTTTTCTCTTTTCTACTCTAGCTTCAGAAAAAGGGATAAACCTTACAAGTACAATCAGCTCTGTTGTGCCGCTCTTTTTAAAAGGTGATGTGACAAGAATAAGACAAATCCTTGTAAATTTTCTCTCTAATGCAATAAAGTTCACTGAACGTGGGGAAGTGAAGATAGAGGTTGGCGCTATCAAAAAGAGCGACAGAGATGTCTCTCTTGTTATTAGTGTTATTGACACAGGAATAGGTATCCATAGTGATGCACAGGAAAATATTTTTGAGGCGTTCTCTCAAGCCGATTCTTCTACGACGAGAGTTTATGGTGGAACTGGTCTAGGGCTCTCTATTTGTTCTAAACTCATTGAGATCATGGACGGAGAAGTGAAGCTTGAAAGTGAACCGGGGAAGGGGACTAATATAACTTTTTCACTTCCTTTAGAAATAGGTGTTGAAAGTGATGATATAAGAGTTGAAGATGAACTCTTAAAGAATCAAGATGATGATAAGTTCTCTGAGCTAAATCCTCATACTATTCTTTTAGTCGAAGATAATAAGGTTAATCAAAAGATTGCTTCTGCACTACTAGCAAAACTTGGCTATTTGTGTGACATTGCTGAGAATGGTCAGGAAGGTGTAGAGATGGCCTGCTCAAAAGACTATAGTATCGTCTTCATGGATATGCAGATGCCGGTAATGGATGGATTAAAGGCCACGGAGGAGATTATAAAGTCTCTAGGTGATAAGGCTCCGCCAATTGTTGCGATGACTGCCAATGTTTTGGACGATGATAGAATCAAGTGCTTTGAAGTAGGGATGGTCGATTATATCTCTAAGCCTGTAAAAAAAGAGGATATCAAAAAAGTCCTAATTTCACGATATAGATAAAATCTATCGCCTTATTGTTTTTAAGTATTAGAGATGATGAGCGTATAGTGCTAAATTACTCCTATCGATAAACCTTAAAGGAGTATATATGCAGACTTTAATTAATTCAAAAATTCAAGAATTTAGTGTTCAAGCTTACCACAACGATGACTTTAAAACAGTTACTAATAAAGACTTAGAAGGTAAGTGGTCAATTCTATTTTTCTACCCAGCTGACTTTACATTTGTTTGTCCAACTGAGCTTGGAGATATGGCAGATAAGTATGCTGAGTTCCAAAAAATGGGTGTAGAAGTTTACTCAGTTTCTACTGATACTCATTTTACTCACAAAGCGTGGCACGACACTTCTGATACAATTAAGAAAATCAACTACCCAATGCTAGCTGACCCTACAGGTCTTCTAACAAGAGCATTTGGTGTTCATATTGAAGAGGAAGGTCTAGCTTATAGAGGAACGTTCCTAATTAACCCTGCTGGTGAGATTAAACTTGCTGAAGTTAATGATAATGGAATCGGAAGAAACGCTGATGAGTTAATGAGAAAAGTTCAAGCTGCTCAGTTTATTGCTGAGCACCCTGATGAAGTTTGTCCTGCTAAGTGGAAGCAAGGTGGAGAAACTCTAAAACCAGGTCTAGATCTTGTAGGTAAAATCTAGAGATCAAAATTACTTAGGGCCACAAAAGTGGCCCTTTTTTAAGCATTTAATAATGAGGATAATACTATGTTGGATTCACAGATATTAGATCAGCTAAAAGGCGTCTATCAAAATTTAGAAAATCAGATTGAGCTCGTTTATAACAATAGCGAACATGCTAAACAGGCAGAGCTTGTTGAGATGCTAAACTCTCTAGCGCAGACCTCTGATAAAATATCTGTAAGTGCAAGTAGTGAGAGCGCAAATGCTCCATCATTCTCTATAAAGTATAACGGAGAGTTTAATGGTGTTTCATTTGTAGGTATTCCAGGTGGACATGAATTTACTTCACTTGTTTTAGCTATTTTAAATTCAGATTTAAAAGGTAAGCTTCCAGATGAAGGAATCATTCGAAGAATTAAGAGTATTAAGGGTGATGTGAAGCTTAGAACTTATATTTCTCTCTCTTGTGAGAATTGCCCCGAAGTGGTTCAATCGCTCAATCTTATTTCAATTTTAAATTCAAATATTTCTCATGAAATGGTTGATGGTGAATTTGAACAAGAAGAGATTGAAAGACTTAAGATTCAGGGGGTTCCTAGTGTTATGGTAGGGGACGAGCTCTTTAGTTCTGGTAAGACAAACCTTGCGGCCCTTTTAACAAAATTAGAAGAGAAATTTGGTTCAGTTGATTTAAGCGATGAAGATAGAGAGCTTGGAACTTTTGATGTTGTAGTCGTTGGAGCAGGGCCTGCGGGTGCTTCGGCCGCCATTTACTCTGCCCGTAAAGGTCTTAAGACAGTTGTCATTGCAGAGAAAGTTGGAGGACAGGTAAGTGATACTAAAGGTATCGAAAACCTAATCTCTGTGCCATATACAGAAGGCCCAGAGTTATCTTCTAAACTCCTTGGACACATGAATGAATACGATATAAGCATTCTTGAACATAGACTTGTCAAAAAAGTTGAAAACTCTAGCTTAAAAGAGCTGACTTTAAGTAGTGGCGAAACGTTAAAGACAAAATCTCTCATTATTGCAACTGGTGCTAAGTGGAGAGAACTTGGGATTGAGGGTGAAAAAGAATATACCGGTAGAGGAGTGGCCTATTGTCCTCACTGTGATGGCCCATACTATAAAGGAAAGGATGTTGCCGTAATTGGAGGAGGAAACTCTGGAGTGGAAGCGGCGATTGATCTCGCAGGTATAGTTAAGTCTGTAACGCTCTATGAATTTCTTACTGAGCTAAAGGCCGACGAGGTTCTAGTGAAGAAATTGGAGTCACTAGACAATGTAAATATAATAAAGAATGCGAGAACATCAAAGGTCATTGGTGACGGAGATAAAGTTGTTGCTCTTGAGTATGAGAACCGTGAAGATGGAAGTTTACACGAGCAAAAGCTTGATGGTGTCTTTGTTCAGATTGGGTTGAGTCCAAATAGTTCATTCATAAAAGATGTTGTGAATACAAATAAGTTTGGTGAAATTGAAATCGATACAAAGTGTAGAACAAATATTGCTGGAATCTATGCTGCCGGCGATGTGACAACAGTTCCTTATAAGCAGATAATCATTTCAATGGGCGAAGGGGCGAAGGCAGCTCTGGCCGCCTTTGAAGATAATATGACTTCTTAAAAAGAATTTAATAAGAAATCTAAGTCGTCTAAGAAGAGAATCTCTTTTCTTAGGCGCAAATATGTTATGTAGAATAAGTCCGGCGATGAAGCTGAAAAGTTTCTATATCTAAAGAGAGAATTTTCTCTTCCATCTTTTAAATAAGCAGCGATCGCTTGAAAAGTCCTAGAGCTGAAGGCATGCTCTTCTACATTTGAATGTGCGATGGCCATTAATTCCTGCATAGACTGTTTTCCTCTTCTAAAATCATAACTTTGAAGAGTGTCATTAAGCTTTATTAGTGTCGGTGATAGATAATAGACCACACCCATTTGCTTAGCACTTGGATGCATTACAATTGTATCTTCATCACGAATAATATGTCTTCCCATATAACGAGTATAGAGGCCTCTAAGTATACTTCTCTTTAGAGCAATATTTCTAAATTCAAATCTCTTGGTAAGAATAAGTGCAGCAAGATTTTCTGCAAATGACTCTGCCATATGAATATGGTGACCATCTGTAGCAAAGCTATCAGGTATATACTTTTCATCTAGGCAGTGTGAAAGTTCATGATAGAGAGAGAAAAGTTTTAATTCTTTAAGTGTAAGTAGCTCAGTTACTCGCTCCACTGTGTCCTTAGGATAGGGATTGAGTGAGTCATGAATTCCTAGAATTCTCTCTACTTCTTCACTATGATTTGTCTTCGCTCCAGAGGGAAAGACGGCACAGAACTTATAGTCTTTTGAGCGCTTTTCTTTAAAAGGAAGTGCACTGGCCGAGTTGTTTAAAACAGTGTGATAGTCGAGAATACTTTCTGCTTCAAAGTGATCTATCGTAATATTGAAAGTCTCTTTCATATAAAGAGTAATACTCTTTATATTTTGATTCTTATCTTCAACTAAAAGACTTCTAATCTTATCTTTATTAAAAATAATAATTGGATATTTTTGATATTGATTGAATTCAGTATTGAGTTTTTCAATTTCACTTGTCGTATCAAAGGCAAGTGTAGTACTCGATAGAGCAATTAGAATGAGAAGAGCTTTAATATATCTCATTATCTATTGACCTTCTTTGGAAGAAAGTCTTCTATCTCATCGATTAGGTATTTCATTCTTTGGGTTGTATCTTCTAGCTTCTTTAGTTGTTGATGAATCAGTAAAATTCTCTCCAGTTGTCCGAGCTTTTTTTGTACTGGAGCAGACTCTTCGATTAATTCATCTTCATCATAGATTTCATCTTGAGATGGAATATGTGCAAACTCATTTAAGAGCGCCTCGAGTGGGTCGTTATTTATTAATTCTTGTTCACTTGATGTCTCAACAGGAAAATTTTTAGCCGCAGGGAACATAACCAGATTGTCTGCTGAGTTTTGAATGCTTTCTTTCATTTCACTTCCAATTTTAATTCAATTTATATCTTTGCTAATTTAGTGCCAAAAAAATCCATGTAAAAACAGTGATTTACGTAAGAGTTATTCATTTGCATTGTCTAAAGTTTTGAGATTGTTTGAATTTTAGTCATTGCGAGATCACTCTTTTTTCCATTCTAGAGGAAATGGAAAAACGGATAAAGATAAGTGAATTAATTACAAAAGCTAGTGCATAAATATTGGACACTTACTGAGGCGGAACTTTCTTCCCTGTGGTTTTTGAACTTGGCGCTTGAGAAGATTAGAGAGCGTGTAAAGCGCAGGAGTAAAAGATGAGTGATAAACCAGCATGTCTTAAATGCGTCCATTACAAAGCTTCTTGGGACCCCAAGAACCCGCGTGCTTGCAAGCTCTATGGTTTTAGCTCTAAATTTCTTCCGTCTCAAGTTGTAAAAAGAGAGACCGGAACTGAGTGTCAGGGCTTTAAAATGAAGGATCACTTCAAGAAGTCTAAACCTCTAGATTTAAATGATGAATCTCTTTGGTAGCTATCAGTAAATACATTCCTTGACTCGTTTAGTTAAACATTTTTACCAGCTACTTTTTACCTTGAATTCTTAGTAAAATTATTTAGAACTCCTCACCAAGGATTACCCTAATGAGCTTATTTCAAAATTTAAATATTACAGCAAATACTTCCAAGCAACTTGGTCGAAAGCTAGAGATGGTTGGCGACAATATTAACAATGCTGGAACGAATGGTTTCAAAGGAAGTCGTGCAGAGTTTTCTGAAATGCTCAACACTGCTTCAATGGGTGCTGACGGAGGAGATCAAGTTGGTGCGGGTGCAATTATAGATGCTTCAAAGAGAGATCTCTCGCAAGGGACTTTAGCGCATTCAAATTCTGCTACAGATCTCGCTATTGATGGTACAGGTCTCTTTGCTGTAAATACTCCTTTTGGGCAGGCCTATACAAGAGATGGTTCATTTCGTTTTGATAAGGACGGCTACTTAGTGACAAGTGATGGGCATAAAGTACTTGGGTATAACGGTGAAGAAGGACAGGAGTCTAATACTGTTTCGCCTCTTCAACTTTCAAATGGAAGTATGAACGCCAGTGCAACTTCTAATGTGTCTATGACTATGAACTTAGACGCCAGGGAAGATATAAAAGTTTTTGATATTCAAAACCCTAGAGAGACAAGTAGCTTTGAGAGATCAATTACGGTTCTTGATTCTAAAGGAGAACAACAATCCTTAACAATGTACTTTACTAAAACGGCTCAAGGAGTTTGGTCATACAATGCTGTAGGTAAAGGTGAGGATTTAGACCCTGCTGTTGAGGGAGATGTTTTACTGGGAACAGGTACTGCGAGCTTTGATAATAAAGGTGTTCTCGTAAATGATTCTGGTCTTAGTGCTAATGTAACGTTTAAAGAAAATGATGAACAGGCCATAAATTTTTCTCTTACAGATAAGGGAGTTGCGACAACTCAATTTGGAACAGACACAAGCGTTAGCTCTAATACAAGAAATGGTAATGAAGCCGGTTCAGTGGTTGGTCTAGGTTTTGATAAAGGCGGATCACTTACTCTGCGCTATGATAATGGAAAGAGTGTTCAATTAGGAAAGATTGCTGTTGCAAAGTTTACTAATGAGCAAGGTTTAAGAAGAGTAGGACAGAATCTCTTTGTGGGTAATCAAACTTCTGGGCAAGTATCTCTAGGAAAGAGTGGTGAGCAGGGGCGCGGAGATATTCGTACAAACGCTATAGAACAATCAAATGTAGATATCACTAATAATTTTGTAGATATGATGAAGACGCAAAAAAGTTTTTCAGCAAACTCAGAGGCCATGAGTGCAATTGATGGCCTCCTTAAAAATGTGATTGCTCTTAGATAGAATGACTCGTAAGTCTTTGTTCGAGTTTAGGCTTCTCCCCCTTTAGATCTAATTCCGAGTCAGGAGTGAGCGTACTCGTAAGGGCGGAGAGTCTAGTCAAAATATCATCTGGGATATCTTGTGGATAGAATCTCTTCATCAAGTCCATAACAAATTGCGAGTTAATCAAATTACTATAATCTATGAAAAAGAGATCACTTACTTTCTGTGATCTAATAAATGATTCAAACTCAGCTTTGCCAAATTTTTCACAAATAATTTTAATGATAGGAGCAATTTCTCGCACACTAGTATTCGCTTCATTGAGATATTTCTTTGGGAGCTTAAAAGGGTTGCCAGTTGTTTGTAGTCTAGGCCTACCCTTTCTCTCAATAACACCGCTCCAAACAGAGTCGGCCGGGATATCCAGTAATTTACTTAGTAAAAACCAGTGTTTAGCCGAAACAGAGCATTGATACGATTCAATTTTAGATAGCGTTCCTTGAGTGATTCCCGTTTTCTTTGAGACTTCAGATTGTGTAAGTCCACTCTTTTTACGGGCGCTAAGAATTATTCTTGATAGTCCATATTCATCTACTTTCATAAGCTCTCTAATGTTGTATAGTACTTTTGTCCTATGAGTATAATAGAACAATTTCACATATGTACAATGCTATTTAGACATTTTTGTGAAATTTTGTTAAAAATCTTACATTTATTTACACCGAGGAATGATATGAGTGCCATTGGCGATAGAGTAGACTCACTAGTTGAGCAATTTGAGAAATTTTCAAATTGGGAAGATAAGTATAAGGCCATTATTGGTCTTGGAAAGGAATTAGAGGCCTTACCAGAGGAATATAGATTAGAAGAGAATAAGGTAAAGGGCTGTCAAAGCCAAGTTTGGCTCTACGGTGAACTTAAAGATGGTAAGGTTTATTTTCACGCAGATAGTGACGCTGCTATTGTTAAAGGAATTATTGCCCTTCTTCTAAAGGTTTACTCTAACGCTACACCTGATGAGATTCTTGTGACGAAGCCAGACTTCTTAGAGACAATTGGTCTTCGCCAGCATCTTTCTATGAGTAGAGCTAATGGACTTAGTTCAATGGTAAAGCAAATCTCTGTTTACGCACTAGCGTTTAAAACAAAACTTAGCATGGGACTATAAAGATGATGACCTATAGACCTAGAAGAAATAGAAATTCAAAATCTATTAGAAACCTTATCCGTGAAAATGCTCTAACGAGTAATGACCTCATTGCTCCACTCTTTGTTATAGAAGGGGAGAATCAGTCTGTGGCCATTGACTCTATGCCTGGTCAATATAGATTGAGTATTGATTTACTAGTTAAGGAAGTTGAAGAACTTTGGGAATTAGGTGTTCCATGTGTATCACTCTTTCCTGCTTTAGATGATTCTAAAAAAGATAAGTACGCAACAGAGTCTTATAATGACGATGGACTTTTTCAAAGGGCCATTAGGGCGGTAAAGAAAGCTTGTCCAGAAATACTCGTGATGAGTGATGTGGCCATGGACCCGTATTCTAGTGATGGTCATGATGGAGTTGTCTCCGATGATGGAGAAATTTTAAACGATGAGACACTAGAAATTTTGGCAAAGATGTCCCTCTCTCAGGCCAAGGCCGGAAGTGATATTATTGGCCCTTCTGATATGATGGATGGAAGAATTGGTTATATTAGAGACGCACTTGATGAAGCAGGATTCACTAATACAATTATTATGTCTTACACTGCTAAGTATGCCTCTGCATTCTATGGCCCATTTAGAGACGCTCTAGATTCAGCGCCTAAATCGGGAGATAAGAAGACTTATCAAATGGACTTTGCCAATAAGAGAGAGGCCATAAGAGAAACAATTTTAGATGAGCAAGAGGGAGCAGATATTCTCATGGTAAAGCCAGGGATTAGTTACCTCGATATTATTAGCGATATGAGATCTAATACAACTCTTCCTATTGCTGCTTATAACGTTAGTGGAGAATACGCCATGGTAAAGGCGGCAGATGAAAAGGGTTGGATTGACGGTGAAGCTGTAATGATGGAGATGTTAACTTCATTCAAAAGAGCGGGCTGTGATATGATCCTTACTTATTTTGCGAAAGAAGCTGCGACTCTTCTGAGAGCGAATAGATAGTCCTTTGGGACTATCTATTATGTCTTTCATATGACTTTTGAATTTCCTGCTCTAAATTATCAACTTTTAAAATTCTAAAAACTTTCTCATCAGACTCTTTAGATTTATTCTTATAGTGAATTGACCTTAGACAATCTTCACCTGTGTAATAAAAGTCTTTCTTACCCTGAATAAGAATTCCTTCAACATCTCCAGTCTCCTCATTAAAAACTGGTGAGCCACTATTTCCAATATAGGTATCAGTATTAGTGACAAAGTAATTCTTTCTCTTTTTGAGAGACGTTATAGGATGAATTAAATCCGCAAATTTAAAGCCACTGACTTTTGCACCGTCAGCAATTTTTAAAGGAAGACCAACCGGATGTCCAATGACGATTAGAGGAGTGTTACGCTTCACTTTTCCATCTCGTCTAAGCTTAAGAGGCTCTCGGTTTGTGACTTCTCTATCTAATTGAATAAGAGCATAGTCCTTAACATTCACTGTATTAGTATTAAGTTTTCTATCGATAAGCTTTTTACACGAATAGGCATTGTCTTTATTAATTGCTTGTGTTCCTTTCGTATAGTCAAAGATCCAAGTATTTTGCTTACATTGAGTCTCATCGTTAATACAGTGACCCGCTGTAAGAAGAAGATCCGGCCCTACTAAAAAGGCAGTACAAGTTGGAAGAGGAATTTGATCACTAAAGCGCTCTTCTTTGCACACATTATAGTAGAGCTGCATAGAGAGTTTCTTAAAGTTTAAAACTTCTGAATTGTCTTGGGATTGAGTTAACTTCTTATTCCATACCATACCAGCTACGGAGCTGGCCGCTGAGCTAAATCTTTGATCAGAGAATTCCTCACTCTCAACACGATTATCGATTCCGTATACGACCTTAGGTGCATCTGCAAATGAAGAAGAAATAGTGATGTAAATAAATAATATTACTGAAAAACAGCGCTTAAATGTCATTGATCCTCCGAAGCCAGAATTGTAGATGAAGTCAAAATTCCAAACAATGCTATGTGTAATGTTTTCTTCGAGAGAACTTATTGACTAAGAGCTAAGTCTTGATTTTTACTTATACATTCACGGAGTTTGCAAATGATATTTTCAAAGAAAATTACAGTACGTCCATTATTTGAAAAAGAGTCCTCAACTTACACTTATCTTATTTACGATAACGAGACTTTGGACGCGATCATCATTGACCCTGTAAAGGAAACATTGCAAAGAGATGTGAACCTCATAACTGAGTTAGGCCTAAAGCTGCAGTGGATTTTAGAAACTCATATTCACGCAGACCATATAACTAGTGCCTTTGATCTTCACACTAAATTTGGAGCAACAATTGGGTTAAGTAATCACGCCATTGTTGATTGTGTTCAAGCAAAGTGCTTGAATGACGGTGAAGAAATTCAAGTGAGCAACGATCTAGCTTTTAAGTTCATTGAAACTCCAGGTCATACTAATTGTTCAGCTTGTATTCTTATTGATAACTTTCTCTTTAGTGGGGATACACTTTTAATTAGAGGGTGTGGCAGAACTGATTTTCAACAAGGCTCTAATGAATCCCTCTTTAAAAGTGTAAGAGAAAAGCTCTTTACTTTAGGTGATGAGACAATAGTTCTACCGGGTCATAATTATAAGGGAGAGTTCTTTTCAACTATAGGTGAGGAGAAGAGTTTCAACCCTAGACTAAAGATGGATAATAGTTTTGAGCAATTCGCAGAAATTATGGATAACCTCAAGCTTGCTGCGCCAAAGAAGATTGATATCGCACTAGCTGGTAATAAGTACTGTGGAAGGGAGCAAGTCTAATGAAATTACTTCTTCCTCTTCTATTGCTCATGCTTGGTCAAAATCTATGGGCCAAAGAATATATAATCAAAGATAAGAAAACTTCTTTAAAGGTTAATGTTAAAACTCCAAATGAGTTTGAAGCCAAAGAAAAATTTCTAAATACTCCACTTTTGATTTGGAGTAAGGAGCTTAAGCACCATGGACCAAGTGTTGCTCTCTTTCCTTTAAATAAACTTCCTAAGCATGCTCTTTCTAAGGGCGCGCAAAAGAGTAACTTTGACTCCTTTCAAAAAAACAATAGAGAGAATCTTGGAACTCTTAAGGCGAGTGAGCTAAACTTCTCAGCTCCAAAGTTGGAAAAGGATAGAGTTATCTACTCTTATAATTATATTCTACCTGGAAATATAAAAGTCTACGCTCTAGATATTTTAAAAGAATGTAAGAGTGGTGGGCTCAAGATTAAAAGCGTTATTAGAAGTAAGGACCATAAGAAGTACGGATCCATAATCAATGAATTGATTAATGGTATTAGTTGTAAATAGACTTTTTCAGTCTACTTTCTGGCCTTAACTTTTACAGGGACGCGACTTTTTTCTAGGTCTCTTTGTCTCTTTAGTTCAATGGCCATGGCCGATCCAAAAATAATTCCTGCGATAATAACGATTTCCATGGGGCCTCCTCTTAGTTCGCTATTCTATTATAGCGTATATTCAAACTTTTCGACAGCTGGCCTCGATTTGTTAACGAAATAGATTAAAAATGAAAGTATTTGAAAGTTTTTGCCAATAAAATATGGCGAATTTCACCTTTTTTGGCCCTAGGGTAGAATTTATTTTTATTGATTTCTTTCTCTTTGCACCTTTTGAGATTTAAAAAATATTGCTATTATTGATAAATATCTAATTTTTCAAAGGCAAAGAATGAGTTTTAATCTTCCTCTAAATCCTGAGCAGAAGGCCCTGGAGATCAATTTAAACGATAAAATTTATGGAACTATTGCAGAGATTGGTGCAGGTCAAGAAGTCGCAAGATACTTCTTTAGGGCCGGTGGTGCTGCTGGAACCATTGCAAAGACGATCTCTGCCTATGACATGATTGTCTCGGATACGATTTATGGAAAGGAAAAGAGTGGGCGCTATGTCTGCGAAGATAGATTACATAAAATGCTTGATCGCGAATATGATCAGCTAGAAGCCAGACTTAGAGAGACGAGAGGAAAGGATACGCAATTCTTTGCTTTTGCTGACACTGTCGCTGCGAAGAGCTTTAAGAGTACTGGTGATGGTCATGGTTGGCTTGGTGTTAAGTTTCAGCACAAGAAGGGAGCCAAACCAAGTGAATGTATTATTCACGTAAGACTTAAAGATAAAGAGAATCTTCAACAACAAGAGGTCTTAGGAATCATTGGTGTTAACCTTATTTACGCTTGTTTTAATCATGCCTGCGATTCTATTTCTTTTGCGAACTCTCTTGAGGAGAGATTAACTAGTGAGCGAATTGAAATTGATATGATTAGAGTTTGTGGTGACGCTTTTAAGAATGTGGACAA
Proteins encoded in this window:
- the ahpF gene encoding alkyl hydroperoxide reductase subunit F, encoding MLDSQILDQLKGVYQNLENQIELVYNNSEHAKQAELVEMLNSLAQTSDKISVSASSESANAPSFSIKYNGEFNGVSFVGIPGGHEFTSLVLAILNSDLKGKLPDEGIIRRIKSIKGDVKLRTYISLSCENCPEVVQSLNLISILNSNISHEMVDGEFEQEEIERLKIQGVPSVMVGDELFSSGKTNLAALLTKLEEKFGSVDLSDEDRELGTFDVVVVGAGPAGASAAIYSARKGLKTVVIAEKVGGQVSDTKGIENLISVPYTEGPELSSKLLGHMNEYDISILEHRLVKKVENSSLKELTLSSGETLKTKSLIIATGAKWRELGIEGEKEYTGRGVAYCPHCDGPYYKGKDVAVIGGGNSGVEAAIDLAGIVKSVTLYEFLTELKADEVLVKKLESLDNVNIIKNARTSKVIGDGDKVVALEYENREDGSLHEQKLDGVFVQIGLSPNSSFIKDVVNTNKFGEIEIDTKCRTNIAGIYAAGDVTTVPYKQIIISMGEGAKAALAAFEDNMTS
- a CDS encoding PAS domain-containing protein — protein: MKKAPIPENDKLRIDALKRFQILDTEAEKEFDDIVMIAANLCQTKIALISLIDLERQWFKANYGLAAKETPRDVSYCGHAIMSDEPLIVEDASLDERFCDNPLLTGEPHVRFYVGIPLVTEDGFRLGTLCVIDHEPKKITEEQLTALKALARNVMALLIQRVKNLELVKTKEQLQEVERMASAGGWELYIETNEVKWTDEVYRIYGIELGTPTSKIDGLKNYTTESREKLEVLLSKCIEDRLPFDGTFEFVDNNGEKKWVRSVGRAVVESDRVVKLVGTFQDVTQYINNEVKLVEVNKYLDLSLDSANLGIWDWNLETNSVLYDSRWARMLGYELNEIEPSIESWESRVHPEDLEAAQNDIRRYLEGKTEKYRNIHRMRNKQGEWVYILDQGVVSLRDESGRPLRFTGTHSDITSLKKKEVIETAIEDLRERYITFNDDHQSFYEYCLKTLLEACDCSKGILGYYPISAADERYVYSVGLSDFTSNQEMMEEMLGKIIAHGDHYLSDYSTENEILIPGAEDFIAFTIHRDELRSLYILIASDEKKFDLDYYEYLYPLIQAITEMIAYLKLEEYKNDKDYERKIILESTGVALWSYYPVERRLELDDSMYNLWGYSKGDYENDIVAWESTMHPEDKDKALQEFIEMIKYKDHYETSFRIITKSGTLKFIKAKADVVRDMNGKAIKVLGVNWDSTNDVIIQKELVIAKEMAEASEEAKSEFLANMSHEIRTPMNGILGMISLLSESDLTKEQMDMLETIQSSGDILMTILNDILDISKLDAGKYELDIRDFDIRNCIENTTFLFSTLASEKGINLTSTISSVVPLFLKGDVTRIRQILVNFLSNAIKFTERGEVKIEVGAIKKSDRDVSLVISVIDTGIGIHSDAQENIFEAFSQADSSTTRVYGGTGLGLSICSKLIEIMDGEVKLESEPGKGTNITFSLPLEIGVESDDIRVEDELLKNQDDDKFSELNPHTILLVEDNKVNQKIASALLAKLGYLCDIAENGQEGVEMACSKDYSIVFMDMQMPVMDGLKATEEIIKSLGDKAPPIVAMTANVLDDDRIKCFEVGMVDYISKPVKKEDIKKVLISRYR
- a CDS encoding helix-turn-helix domain-containing protein, giving the protein MKVDEYGLSRIILSARKKSGLTQSEVSKKTGITQGTLSKIESYQCSVSAKHWFLLSKLLDIPADSVWSGVIERKGRPRLQTTGNPFKLPKKYLNEANTSVREIAPIIKIICEKFGKAEFESFIRSQKVSDLFFIDYSNLINSQFVMDLMKRFYPQDIPDDILTRLSALTSTLTPDSELDLKGEKPKLEQRLTSHSI
- a CDS encoding SufE family protein, giving the protein MSAIGDRVDSLVEQFEKFSNWEDKYKAIIGLGKELEALPEEYRLEENKVKGCQSQVWLYGELKDGKVYFHADSDAAIVKGIIALLLKVYSNATPDEILVTKPDFLETIGLRQHLSMSRANGLSSMVKQISVYALAFKTKLSMGL
- the ahpC gene encoding alkyl hydroperoxide reductase subunit C → MQTLINSKIQEFSVQAYHNDDFKTVTNKDLEGKWSILFFYPADFTFVCPTELGDMADKYAEFQKMGVEVYSVSTDTHFTHKAWHDTSDTIKKINYPMLADPTGLLTRAFGVHIEEEGLAYRGTFLINPAGEIKLAEVNDNGIGRNADELMRKVQAAQFIAEHPDEVCPAKWKQGGETLKPGLDLVGKI
- a CDS encoding flagellar hook protein FlgE, translating into MSLFQNLNITANTSKQLGRKLEMVGDNINNAGTNGFKGSRAEFSEMLNTASMGADGGDQVGAGAIIDASKRDLSQGTLAHSNSATDLAIDGTGLFAVNTPFGQAYTRDGSFRFDKDGYLVTSDGHKVLGYNGEEGQESNTVSPLQLSNGSMNASATSNVSMTMNLDAREDIKVFDIQNPRETSSFERSITVLDSKGEQQSLTMYFTKTAQGVWSYNAVGKGEDLDPAVEGDVLLGTGTASFDNKGVLVNDSGLSANVTFKENDEQAINFSLTDKGVATTQFGTDTSVSSNTRNGNEAGSVVGLGFDKGGSLTLRYDNGKSVQLGKIAVAKFTNEQGLRRVGQNLFVGNQTSGQVSLGKSGEQGRGDIRTNAIEQSNVDITNNFVDMMKTQKSFSANSEAMSAIDGLLKNVIALR